The following proteins come from a genomic window of Sphaerisporangium rubeum:
- a CDS encoding NAD(P)H-dependent flavin oxidoreductase: MRTRVTDMFGIELPIFAFSHCRDVVAAVSRAGGMGVLGALYFTPEELEVELSWIDEHVGGKPYGVDVVMPASYAGADLGVDSPEDLVARLQAMIPDGHRQFVENLLAQHGVPPLSEHSDAGRVLLGWTDATARPQVETALKHPIALLANALGPPPADVVELAHARGVKVAALASTPRHAVKQVEVGVDVVVAQGTEAGGHTGDISTMVLIPQVVDAVDVPVLAAGGIGSGRQMAAGLALGAEGVWTGSLWLTVEEADTPELAREHILKATSRDTVRSRSWTGKPARLLKNAWTDAWESPESPGTLPMPLQFMLISPALRRISDYGAGELSTFPAGQVIGQMNQVKSAKDVVFELVEEYVDAVERLGRLTGD, translated from the coding sequence ATGCGGACACGTGTCACCGACATGTTCGGGATCGAGCTGCCGATCTTCGCCTTCAGCCACTGCCGTGACGTCGTCGCCGCGGTCAGCCGCGCCGGCGGCATGGGAGTGCTCGGCGCTCTCTACTTCACCCCCGAGGAGCTCGAGGTCGAGCTCTCCTGGATCGACGAGCACGTCGGCGGCAAGCCGTACGGCGTGGACGTCGTCATGCCGGCCTCCTACGCCGGCGCCGACCTCGGCGTCGACTCCCCCGAGGACCTCGTCGCGCGGCTCCAGGCGATGATCCCCGACGGCCACCGGCAGTTCGTCGAGAACCTGCTGGCCCAGCACGGCGTGCCTCCGCTGTCGGAGCACTCCGACGCCGGCCGTGTGCTGCTCGGCTGGACCGACGCCACCGCGCGTCCCCAGGTCGAGACCGCGCTCAAGCACCCCATCGCGCTGCTCGCCAACGCGCTCGGCCCGCCACCCGCCGACGTCGTGGAACTGGCCCACGCGCGCGGCGTCAAGGTCGCCGCGCTCGCCTCCACCCCCCGGCACGCCGTCAAGCAGGTCGAGGTCGGCGTGGACGTCGTCGTCGCGCAGGGCACCGAGGCCGGCGGCCACACCGGCGACATCTCCACGATGGTCCTCATCCCCCAGGTGGTGGACGCCGTGGACGTCCCCGTGCTCGCCGCCGGCGGCATCGGCTCCGGCCGCCAGATGGCCGCGGGGCTCGCGCTCGGCGCCGAGGGCGTCTGGACCGGCTCGCTGTGGCTGACCGTCGAGGAGGCCGACACCCCCGAGCTCGCCAGGGAGCACATCCTGAAGGCCACCTCGCGCGACACCGTGCGCTCGCGGTCGTGGACCGGCAAACCCGCGCGGCTGCTCAAGAACGCCTGGACCGACGCCTGGGAGTCCCCCGAGTCCCCCGGCACGCTGCCGATGCCGCTGCAGTTCATGCTGATCTCCCCCGCGCTGCGCCGCATCTCCGACTATGGCGCCGGGGAGCTGTCCACGTTCCCCGCGGGCCAGGTCATCGGCCAGATGAACCAGGTGAAATCAGCCAAGGACGTCGTGTTCGAGCTGGTCGAGGAGTACGTCGACGCGGTGGAGCGCCTGGGCCGCCTCACCGGGGACTGA
- a CDS encoding OB-fold domain-containing protein translates to MPSEPLVAEHALEFPGGYTRTTGPVIGRFLTELRDGRLVGVRTADGRVLVPPLEYDPHTGEPVTGEFVPVGPAGTVRTWAWVEQPRPGHPLDRPFAWGLIDLDGADTALVHAVAVDDVKALRPGLRVRPRWRPETDRKGHITDIACFVPEVTTMVSPQRTEYRVRPGASLLRFLEGVRDGVFLAGRCATCDKVYVPYRTVCPSCGSRIEEQVELPDTGTVTTFAINNLPDPRAPEVPFVSAFILLDGADVPMIALMGDVPAHEVRQGMRVRAVWVPPEERTLSMSNIRWFAPTGEPDVTL, encoded by the coding sequence GTGCCATCTGAACCGCTGGTCGCCGAGCACGCGCTGGAGTTCCCCGGCGGGTACACCCGGACGACCGGGCCGGTCATCGGCCGCTTCCTCACCGAACTGCGCGACGGCCGCCTCGTCGGGGTGCGCACCGCGGACGGCCGTGTGCTCGTGCCGCCGCTGGAGTACGACCCGCACACCGGCGAGCCGGTGACCGGCGAGTTCGTCCCCGTCGGCCCCGCCGGCACCGTGCGCACGTGGGCCTGGGTCGAACAGCCGCGTCCCGGCCATCCGCTGGACCGGCCGTTCGCCTGGGGGCTCATCGACCTGGACGGCGCCGACACCGCGCTCGTGCACGCCGTCGCGGTCGACGACGTCAAGGCCCTGCGTCCCGGTCTGCGCGTGCGTCCCCGGTGGCGTCCGGAGACCGACCGCAAAGGTCACATCACCGACATCGCGTGCTTCGTCCCCGAGGTCACCACCATGGTGTCCCCGCAGCGCACCGAGTACCGTGTGCGGCCCGGCGCGTCGCTGCTGCGCTTCCTCGAAGGCGTGCGCGACGGGGTGTTCCTCGCCGGCCGCTGCGCCACCTGCGACAAGGTGTACGTGCCGTACCGCACCGTGTGTCCCTCCTGCGGTTCGCGCATCGAGGAGCAGGTCGAGCTGCCGGACACCGGCACCGTCACCACCTTCGCGATCAACAACCTGCCGGACCCGCGGGCCCCCGAGGTGCCGTTCGTGTCCGCGTTCATCCTGCTCGACGGCGCGGACGTCCCCATGATCGCGCTGATGGGGGACGTACCTGCGCACGAGGTGCGGCAGGGCATGCGGGTGCGCGCCGTGTGGGTGCCGCCGGAGGAGCGCACCCTGTCGATGAGCAACATCAGGTGGTTCGCCCCCACCGGCGAGCCCGACGTCACGCTGTGA
- a CDS encoding crotonase/enoyl-CoA hydratase family protein, whose translation MELLPISTPHCRVERDGHLVVVTMDRPEAKNALSSDMLVGLADAWAYISAEPDVRVGILTGAGGTFCAGADLKAMASPSADPRVQERAAQIPDYHWKGLLRGEGALPAKPIVCAVEGYAVAGGTELLVGTDLRVVAESATLGLFEARRALFPMGGSAVRLPRQIPYAFAMDILLTGRAVTAAEALQMGLVNKVVPDGQALAAARELAEQVAACGPLATQAILRAYRDTLGMAETEALKVSDAIGWPVIGSADAKEGARAFREKRPAVYRGE comes from the coding sequence GTGGAGCTCCTGCCCATCAGCACCCCGCACTGCCGTGTCGAGCGGGACGGCCACCTGGTCGTCGTCACCATGGACCGGCCCGAGGCCAAGAACGCGTTGTCGTCCGACATGCTGGTCGGCCTCGCCGACGCGTGGGCCTACATCTCGGCCGAGCCGGACGTCCGCGTGGGGATCCTCACCGGCGCGGGAGGCACGTTCTGCGCCGGGGCCGACCTCAAGGCGATGGCGTCGCCGTCCGCCGACCCCCGGGTCCAGGAGCGCGCGGCGCAGATCCCCGACTACCACTGGAAGGGCCTGCTGCGCGGCGAGGGGGCACTGCCGGCGAAGCCCATCGTGTGCGCGGTCGAGGGGTACGCCGTGGCGGGTGGCACCGAGCTGCTCGTCGGCACCGACCTGCGGGTGGTGGCCGAGTCGGCGACGCTCGGGCTGTTCGAGGCGCGGCGCGCGCTGTTCCCCATGGGAGGCAGCGCCGTACGGCTGCCGCGGCAGATCCCGTACGCGTTCGCCATGGACATCCTGCTCACCGGCCGCGCCGTCACAGCCGCGGAGGCGCTCCAGATGGGCCTGGTCAACAAGGTCGTGCCGGACGGCCAGGCGCTCGCCGCCGCGCGTGAGCTCGCCGAGCAGGTCGCGGCGTGCGGGCCGCTCGCCACGCAGGCGATCCTGCGCGCGTACCGCGACACGCTCGGCATGGCCGAGACCGAGGCGCTGAAGGTCTCCGACGCCATCGGCTGGCCGGTGATCGGCTCGGCGGACGCCAAGGAAGGCGCGCGCGCGTTCCGCGAGAAGCGGCCGGCCGTCTACCGGGGTGAGTGA
- a CDS encoding lipid-transfer protein, whose product MREVAVVAFAQTRHTDHDEGLSEPELIAPVIEEVKRVSGLSRFGFTCSGSCDYLAGAPFSFVSALDAIGAWPPISESHVEMDAAWALYEAWVRLQHGDVDSALVYGFGKSSQTDVREVMTLQLDPYYLAPLGLDQVSYAALQASALGAPEAELREIARRSRADGRANPYALHLPDPTGDDPYQVRPLRSCDVAPPTDGAAAVVLAAGDLATRIAERPAWITGIAHRAEPHYLGMRDLARSASAADAGRAAGVGKGPVDVAELHTQFSHEEIILRDALGLGPDVAVNPSGGPLAANPVMATGLIRVGEAARRIMAGDAARAVGHATSGPCLQQNLVTVMEA is encoded by the coding sequence GTGCGAGAGGTAGCCGTCGTCGCGTTCGCGCAGACCAGGCACACCGATCACGACGAAGGCCTGTCGGAGCCCGAGCTGATCGCGCCGGTCATCGAGGAGGTCAAACGCGTCTCCGGCCTGTCGCGGTTCGGCTTCACCTGCTCGGGGAGCTGCGACTACCTGGCAGGCGCGCCGTTCTCCTTCGTCTCCGCGCTCGACGCCATCGGCGCCTGGCCTCCCATCTCCGAGAGCCACGTCGAGATGGACGCCGCGTGGGCCCTGTACGAGGCGTGGGTGCGGCTCCAGCACGGCGACGTGGACTCCGCGCTGGTGTACGGCTTCGGCAAGTCGTCGCAGACCGACGTACGCGAGGTCATGACCCTGCAACTGGACCCGTACTACCTCGCGCCGCTCGGCCTGGACCAGGTGTCGTACGCCGCGCTCCAGGCGAGCGCGCTCGGCGCGCCGGAGGCCGAGCTGCGTGAGATCGCGCGCCGCAGCCGCGCCGACGGCCGCGCCAACCCGTACGCGCTGCACCTCCCCGACCCCACCGGCGACGACCCCTACCAGGTACGGCCGCTGCGTTCCTGCGACGTCGCGCCGCCGACCGACGGCGCCGCCGCGGTGGTGCTCGCCGCCGGTGACCTCGCCACGCGGATCGCGGAACGTCCCGCGTGGATCACCGGCATCGCGCACCGCGCCGAACCCCACTACCTCGGCATGCGCGACCTGGCCCGCTCGGCGTCCGCCGCCGACGCGGGACGCGCCGCCGGGGTCGGCAAGGGCCCGGTGGACGTCGCCGAGCTGCACACGCAGTTCAGCCACGAGGAGATCATCCTGCGGGACGCGCTCGGCCTCGGGCCGGACGTCGCCGTCAACCCCTCAGGCGGCCCGCTCGCCGCCAACCCCGTCATGGCCACCGGCCTCATCCGCGTCGGCGAGGCCGCGCGGCGGATCATGGCAGGCGACGCGGCCCGCGCCGTCGGCCACGCCACCTCCGGGCCGTGCCTCCAGCAGAACCTCGTGACCGTGATGGAGGCCTGA
- a CDS encoding acyl-CoA synthetase codes for MGSLGFWRLAQADPDRVAAVGPDGAEHTAGELHARANQVVHGLRALGLKPGDGVCGLMPNGVDGLVLYLAALQAGWYYTPVNWHLTGPEIAYILTDSEAKAFVAHERYAEEAARAAEAIEPHRRFAIGAIDGFRPMADLVGGMPATPPADRTWGATMHYTSGTTGRPKGVRRPLGPFDPDDGAELMTGLLRIFGVTGGGDNVHLVTSPNYHTAVTQFGGTALHMGHTLVYMDKWDAEEMLRLCERYRVTNSHMVPTHFKRLLSLPDETRRRYDLSSLKWMIHAAAPCPVPVKQAMLDWWGDCVYEYYAATEGGGTVATPADWRKHPGTVGRPWPISEILIVDDDHEPVPAGVPGTVYMKMAGSGFEYKGDPAKTAANRLREHFTVGDIGYLNDEGYLFLCDRKADMIISGGTNIYPAEIENELVVHPKVADVAVFGIPDEEWGEQIKAVVEPAAGVEPGPELAAELLASLEGRLSRMKWPRSVDFVENLPREPNGKLLKRKLRDPYWEGHDRAI; via the coding sequence ATGGGGTCGCTCGGTTTCTGGAGGCTCGCGCAGGCGGACCCCGATCGGGTCGCGGCGGTCGGCCCGGACGGCGCGGAACACACCGCCGGTGAGCTGCACGCACGCGCCAACCAGGTGGTGCACGGCCTGCGCGCACTCGGCCTCAAGCCCGGCGACGGCGTCTGCGGGCTGATGCCGAACGGCGTGGACGGCCTCGTGCTGTACCTCGCGGCACTGCAGGCCGGGTGGTACTACACGCCGGTCAACTGGCACCTGACCGGGCCCGAGATCGCGTACATCCTCACCGACAGCGAGGCCAAGGCCTTCGTCGCGCACGAGCGGTACGCCGAGGAGGCCGCGCGCGCCGCCGAGGCGATCGAACCGCACCGCAGGTTCGCCATCGGCGCGATCGACGGCTTCCGTCCCATGGCGGACCTGGTCGGCGGCATGCCGGCCACCCCGCCGGCGGATCGCACGTGGGGTGCCACCATGCACTACACCTCCGGCACCACCGGCCGGCCGAAAGGCGTGCGGCGGCCGCTCGGCCCCTTCGACCCCGACGACGGCGCCGAGCTGATGACCGGGCTGCTGCGGATCTTCGGCGTCACCGGGGGAGGGGACAACGTCCACCTGGTCACGTCCCCGAACTACCACACCGCGGTCACGCAGTTCGGCGGCACCGCGCTGCACATGGGTCACACGCTGGTCTACATGGACAAATGGGACGCCGAGGAGATGCTCCGGCTGTGCGAGCGGTACCGGGTGACCAACTCGCACATGGTGCCGACCCACTTCAAGCGGCTGCTGTCCCTGCCGGACGAGACACGCCGGCGGTACGACCTGTCCTCCCTGAAATGGATGATCCACGCCGCGGCCCCCTGTCCCGTACCGGTCAAGCAGGCGATGCTGGACTGGTGGGGAGACTGCGTGTACGAGTACTACGCGGCCACCGAGGGCGGTGGCACCGTCGCCACCCCGGCGGACTGGCGCAAGCACCCCGGCACCGTCGGCAGGCCCTGGCCCATCAGCGAGATCCTCATCGTGGACGACGACCACGAGCCCGTACCCGCCGGCGTCCCCGGCACCGTGTACATGAAGATGGCCGGCTCGGGCTTCGAGTACAAAGGCGACCCCGCCAAGACCGCGGCCAACCGCCTGCGCGAGCACTTCACGGTGGGGGACATCGGCTACCTGAACGACGAGGGCTACCTGTTCCTCTGCGACCGCAAGGCCGACATGATCATCTCCGGTGGGACCAACATCTACCCGGCGGAGATCGAGAACGAGCTGGTCGTGCACCCCAAGGTCGCCGACGTCGCCGTGTTCGGCATCCCCGACGAGGAATGGGGCGAGCAGATCAAGGCGGTCGTGGAACCGGCCGCCGGCGTCGAGCCCGGCCCCGAGCTCGCCGCCGAGCTGCTGGCCTCCCTGGAGGGCCGGCTGTCCCGCATGAAGTGGCCGCGCAGCGTCGACTTCGTCGAGAACCTGCCGCGCGAACCCAACGGCAAGCTGCTCAAGCGCAAGCTCCGCGACCCCTACTGGGAGGGCCACGACCGTGCCATCTGA